The genomic segment AAAATTGAACTCATTGGTTTTAGTTCCgtgtagcctgattctgggacaagaaccttaGTACCCCTGATCAACTGAACAAGTATTATTACCTATTAAAAGGATCAGGTAACATTataatattatattatttaacctttttgtttgtctgttttcttatttaaaaatggtATAATGCTATCTCACTGGAGAGGGAGGAAAGGTTTGAGGCTTCATTCAATATGCAAACTGCTCtatgatccttggatgaaagatgctatgaaAACATACACTATTTCTTTATGCAGTCTTTTGGGGGGTGTCTTATACTGATTCATGTCAACAGCTTCAAAGAAAACAGCATGCAGTGCTCACTGTATTCATGATTTAGACTCTATTAGTGCTTGCTAATATAGCTGTTGAAATTAGACCTCTGACTTGTGAACCCTCTCTATGTGGGGGATTGCTCATTAGCATGTCTGGCTTACTGGCTCTCATTCTCTAGCTGATGTTTGAGTAGCTTGAGCAGACTCACTCTGTTATAACCTTTAATAACGTTTATTTAAGTCAGAATAGCCAGGAGTGAAGGCCATGGAAGCCAGGTATCTTCGGACATTGGGCCACTTGCTCCAAGGGTGGATCCCTTGCTGCTGCATCAGGAAGGACTAAATTTAAGAGAAACAACAGAGGCAAAATATGTACGACACTTTTTTCCTTAAAGGTTAGGCAGCAGAATGCCCTAGATTTCAAAGTGACTAGTATTTCTAAAGTGGATCAGTCACAGGACAAGTGTAAGCGATCTTGGACCAAGTGAAAATCCAACACTTCACTTGCCCAGGGAGGAGAGGTGTACATCTCTTTTTCCAGAGAAGGACAGAGGGGACTGAGAAGGAAGTAGCTGAGATAGGAACAGGTGAGAGACATTCCTTTAGTTCACTTATGATGTTTTCTCTTTGCAGGCAAGTGGGATCCATCCTGTGACTGACTGACTTTCTGGAAGAGTGAAGCACATTATAGGCTGATTAGAGGGTCAGCAAACACTGGTACCTGTTCTGCCCTTGCTTCTAGTGGCCAAGCAGAAGCAGTGAGGTCACTTAAATATAGAGACCAACGGCATCATGGAAGACAGCTCTCCACATTCCTTTGGGCTTGGTGTATATCATAATCATAAAGTGACTCTTGTTAATGATACAATCCCCAGGGCTAAAAGGCCCTTAGACTTGCTGGAGGAGGATGAGCCCCTGCAATCAGATGCTAAGAAACGGCGCCACTTAAGTAATTATTGTAGCACTCCATGTCCATCAAAGAAACTATCACTGTGCTCCCCAGATTCTGCCTGCTTCCTAGGCTCCTCTGGCTGTCTGGATGATACTGAGCTGGAGAACATTGTCATCAGAGTTAGTCTTCCAGAAGACAGTGTGGTAGCCCTTTCTGTGAATACAGCCAGATGTTTTGATGATAGTGAGCCAGATGACTCTTTGCTGGAACCCTCAGATGATGAACAAGGGAACTCTCCCTTCAATTACACTGAGGAAGAGTGTAGGGAAATGTTAGCAGACGATTGCTTAGGAGATGACCAGAACTCCTCTGGAGAGAGTGCTTTAGTGAATCAAGATGTATGGGGACAAAGTGAGAAGGAAGTGAGTAGCAACTGTAATTTGGCATCAGCCCCCCCTGAAGGCACAGAGACATCATTCAGGACCATAGATGAGTTAGTAAGTAACGAGTCTCTATCTCAGACTGGCTCTTCAGTTAATCCTGGATATTTTCAGATTCTTGAGGATGAAACAGCTAATTCTGAGGGTGAAGAATGCTTGAATGTGGACTGCTTGAAATCAAATCAAGTCACTTGTACACTTGACTGTGATCTTCAGGGGCCTCTAAATCTTTCCCCAACTGATGCAGATTCAGTAGATCAGCCAAAAGGGGATGATGGCTTGGAGGAAACTGGTGAAAAAGCTTCACAAGTAATAAGAGATGACCATCTGCAAAATGCAAGCAAACAAAGTATAGAGTATGATGAAATCAGTTCTAATAGCTTGGTTGTTGAAGAGTCCTTTGAGTGCCTGGCTTCTAAAGAGCACCACAGTGGGGGCCTGGATAGTGTGGAAAAGCTGCCATCAGAAATCAAAGAATCATCTCCCTTCTCTGATGCACACATTAAAACTTCTACGTACTCTCCTGACCCTGCCTGTGGTCAAAGTAAGGACAAAGTGGAGAATCCAGCACCTGTCCTGCTACTGCATCCGAAAACCTCTAATGTTATCTTAAATCAGGACCCTTCCAGAGGAACAGACAATGGATTATCAGGGACCTTTGGCTCCCAAAAGGAAGATTTGAGCCAGCAATCCACATCTGTTGAAGAATCGTCAGACAATCTTAAAGTAACAGCACACACCTCTGTCTCTTTACTCTTATAAAGCAGCCTTGcctaagtatttttaaaagtattttgtttaaaatgtttaaaagtgaaatgtttttgtctttcaACAAAGCCATAAGCTTGTGAAGCAGACCAAATGGACAGTAGGGTGGATGGGTCAGAcatgtttttatttaaacattataaTTCAGTTGTCAGTAGCGATATCAGGGTGCATACAAGGGTTTGCAGCCTTGCACAGTAAGTGAGCTTTTCTATAGGAAAAGAATGCATCTTAATGGACACAGGAGTGTCTTTTGTCAGGCtaatcctctttctcctcctcctctccagttAAACTCTGTAGTGTTAGACCAGAACTGTGGGGAAGACCGTACCTGTGGGAAGAAGCTAGGCAAAGTCATTCCTGTGCCACAGGTGGAAGAAAGGTAACATGTTCTGCATACTTTAGCTCAGCAGTGCTCACACTGGGCTGTGGAGCACTTGCTGGGGGTCTAGAGAGCTGGCTGCTCACGTGGTAACACTCTTCTCATTTCCGCTTGCTAAATTGCAAGTAAATTTATTTAATGCCCTGTTAGGTAACATTTTCCATGTAAGCGATTGCTGTAGTTGTCACAAGGGTTACttgtgaatgggaggggaggtgatCCAAGCTGTCCTGAGTCTGAGAGGGCGTGTCTGAGACACTATTAGGAtgtagagtagcagccgtgttagtctgtatccgcaaaaataacaggagtacttgtggcaccttagagactaacaaatttattagagcataagctttcgtgggctacgaaAGAAGTGTGTTCGGCTAcaacccgaagaagtgggttgtagcccacgaaagcttatgctctaataaatttgttagtctctaaggtgccacaagtactcctgttattattaggatgtaaaaagcaacagatgaagtctgatgaagtgggcattcacccacgaaagcttatgctccaatacttctgttagtcttaaaggtgccacaggaccctctgttgctttttatagattcggactaacacggctacccctctgatattaggaTGTAGTTCATATTATGAATGTGTGAGAACACCTGGTGTGGTCACTGTTCCCCTTTATCCCTTTGGTTTCCAGCAGATGGCAGCAACAATACAGCCGACCAAAGATAGGGAAGCATGTTAATTGTCAAAGCGGGcagtatgcagtgctgttgtagccctgtcggtcccaggatattagagacaaggtgggcgagataatatttttttatttagcagagttggtccaataaaaagatattacctcacccaccttgtctctttaaagcAGGCAGTCTGTGAGATGGGGAAAGATGCTGACATGATCTTCTCTTACTCCTAGATTTGctactcccttccccccacctgctTCAGCTCTGAGTCTCGCTCCAATCAGACTTTGTGGTGATTCCTGCCATTGTCATTCCTCAACTTTCCATAGTTTCACTGCTAACGGACAagcatcccctcctcccacaggcTGAGAGCAGACTCGTCAGCTGTCCTGCTCCTTGGAGTGGCGTGCCAGATCTCCTTCTTACAACTAGTGTGTCCAAAAGAACAGTGCTATGAGGAACTTCTGTCTGTATTCGCCACACAGGGAATCATGGTGCTGTTTGTTACACGGAGCCTTGCTTGACAGGTGCTTCAGAAAAAttaactttctttttctttttttaaagaccaaAACAACGGATATGCATTTCCGAAGCAGAACTTGAGCAAAAGAAGCGTATTTATatccaatgtgtgtgtgcccatgTAAAGAATTCCACGGATCCTACACCAGGTAACCTGCAGGAAGGATTGGGATGGGGTGTTGGGAAGAGGGGAAGGCACAGACCAAATCaaaagggccaaattttgttAGTTTGCATTCAGCAAAGTTGTTTCAGATATTATAATTGTTTAGGCAGCAATAAGAATAATGTCGCCTGCTCCACTTATGGAGACTATGGGGTCcaatcagtgttccctctaatttttcccacggaCGTGCAGAATTTTATGTGCACtgatatggaggtgatgtgtgacacatcatctccatattggtgcacataacaaaattcatgtggcgggggtggggctgtggggtttggagtgtgg from the Emys orbicularis isolate rEmyOrb1 chromosome 23, rEmyOrb1.hap1, whole genome shotgun sequence genome contains:
- the S100PBP gene encoding S100P-binding protein, whose protein sequence is MEDSSPHSFGLGVYHNHKVTLVNDTIPRAKRPLDLLEEDEPLQSDAKKRRHLSNYCSTPCPSKKLSLCSPDSACFLGSSGCLDDTELENIVIRVSLPEDSVVALSVNTARCFDDSEPDDSLLEPSDDEQGNSPFNYTEEECREMLADDCLGDDQNSSGESALVNQDVWGQSEKEVSSNCNLASAPPEGTETSFRTIDELVSNESLSQTGSSVNPGYFQILEDETANSEGEECLNVDCLKSNQVTCTLDCDLQGPLNLSPTDADSVDQPKGDDGLEETGEKASQVIRDDHLQNASKQSIEYDEISSNSLVVEESFECLASKEHHSGGLDSVEKLPSEIKESSPFSDAHIKTSTYSPDPACGQSKDKVENPAPVLLLHPKTSNVILNQDPSRGTDNGLSGTFGSQKEDLSQQSTSVEESSDNLKLNSVVLDQNCGEDRTCGKKLGKVIPVPQVEERPKQRICISEAELEQKKRIYIQCVCAHVKNSTDPTPDALNELYALMNKVASREYRTQDRRWQHPSDLTMRKYPRFSKKPTQKCSLKQWVSRNLAHHRRFQDIPDHFQRSSVTASSNV